CCGTCCTCACCCCCTCGAATGCCCGATCGGCGCCGGCCCTCGTCCGAACTTGGTACGGCCTGGGCATCCGGGAAATGCAGTTGATCGACTATGGCCGGTCTCATTACCATCACAGCGATGATCTGTTCATGGACCCGGCCGACAGCGCCTGGGTCGCCGATCAGGTGGCCGAATTGCGGCGGGAGCTCCCGGGCCTCGACATCGTCTACGGCGCGCAGGCCCGCGACGCCAAAAAGGACGGCCTCGAAAGCCCGACCGAGAGCCAAAGATGGGAAACCTGGGCCCGCCGGGCGCGCTGCTCGGGCGGGGCCAGCTCCATGAGCGTCGCTCCGGACGGGCTGGTCTTTCTCTGCGAGCAAATCCCGCAAATCCCGGAGCATTTCGTCGGCGACCTCCGACGTCAGACCCTCATGGACGTATGGAACTCGGATCGTCTCTTCGCGTATATCTACCCGGATCGCGAACAGCTGATCGGCTCGGCCTGTCGCGATTGCGACCGGTTCGACGACTGCCACCGCGCGAGCGGCCATTGCTTTCGTGACGCCCTTTTCGCCTACGGGAGCCGCTATATGCCGTCGCCCCGATGCCCGAAGGCTCCTGCCGGCGCGCCCCGCATCTACTGAACGCCGCCGAGACCGGCGGTTGTCCCCTGCTCCCGACTCGAGACCTCCCTGAGGCCGTCGACGGCGAAAATCTTCACCCCGCTGTGTCCTTTGATCGCAGCCGATCCCAAAGATCGGGCGATCACCCTCTCCCTCACGCGCTCATAGGCGGCCTCGCTGATCAGGATGGTCTCCCGGTATTCCTTGGTCAGGCCCTCGATACGGGAAGCGATATTGGTATTGTCGCCGATCGCCGTGTAGTCCATCTTTTTTGTCGATCCCATGTTCCCGACAATGGCGTCGCCGAAGTGAATCCCCATCCCGACGCGGAGATCCTCCAGCCCATAGCGCCGCCACTCCGGCCTTAATCCGGAGATCGCTTCTTTCATCCGCAAAGCGGCGCTGACGGCGGCGAAGACGGGATCGTCGTTCCGCTGGGGGGCGCCGAAGAACGCGAAGATGCCGTCTCCCGTCAATTGCGAGACGGTCCCTTGGCCGCCGACGATGATGTCCGTCATCTCCGTGTGGTACCGATTGAGGAAGCGGACGACCTTTTGGGGGTCGTCTTTGTTGCTTTCGGCATAGGAGGTGAAGCCCCTGATGTCGATGAACAAGAGCGCCAATCGTCTTTGCTCGCCTTCCGTCAGCTTGTCGATATCGGCATCTATGATCTGATCGATGACGCCGTCGGGCACATAGCAGGCGAAGCGCTTTCTGATTCTGATCCTCTTGCGCTCTTCCGCATAGTAATGGAAAACCGCCGTGGCCACGAACGAGAAGACGATGGCCGCCAGCAGCGGCATCAGACGAACCAGGTAAAGACGGTTAAAGGCCAAAACGGAGGCTCCCAGAAGGACCCCGGTTTCGGCCAGGCAGATAAAAGCGGCCGGAACGGGCCGCCGTCGGTAACACAGCCAGATGGTCAAAAGGGTTATGGCATAAATGAGGCATGCTCCCGCGAGAGTCCCCGGTTCACGAAAAGAGCGTCCCGACAGCAAAGTCGCCAAGGCCGCGGCCTGAATGACGACGCCGTCCGTCATTTTCCGGCTTGAAAAAGACAAAGGCGTCGAATGCTTGTCCTCGAAGGACAGGGAGGATCCGAGCAGGACCACCTTGTTCTCAAATTCACGCCCTTGAGGAGGGCCCGGCTTTTGGCTCCGCTCATAGACGTCATGAAAGGAATAGACGGGGATGCTTGGGGCCAGCGAGTAATCGATGAGGATCGTTTGGCCGGGCCCGGATAACGGCCGGTCGGAATATATCCTGGCCAGCAAGCCGGACATGGCCTCGTATCTTTTCCCTCCCGCCTCGAAGGAGAGCTGTTGCCTCCTGATGTGATCGTCCGCATCTTCGGTCAAAAAAAACGTCGCCAGATTGGCTTCTCCGGCCGCCACCAAGTAGCCTTGCAGGGGCGCCTGGTCCCGCAGCGAAAAGCCGATGGCGACGGCGACCCCCTTTTTCCTGGCTGCCAGGAAAGACCGCATGTAGACGCTCTCATACCCTCCCTCGATCTTATCTTCCAGGGAGATGGAAGGGAGCTCCATATCCAGGCCGATGGTCTTGACCCCTGCGTCAACCAGATAGCGGATGACCTCGGATATATAGGTATGGTAGAGAATCAACGGCTGATTGATCTTCTTATAGTCTTCCTCATCGATGGCGATGACGATGATGTCCTTGGCCGCATCTTGTTTGGGCTTCGGCTTGAATAAAAATCGGAAATCGATGGACCGCAGCTCCAGCTGATTCCGGGTTCCCGTCCCGGGAATGACGCGATGGTCCGTCAGGACGGCGAGAAAGCCGACGAGCAAGGCGATGAGGGCATAAGGGAGAAGGGACTTTCGAGACAAGTGCGAGCGCCGCTTCAATAGGCTTGGCAAGGCAGACTTCTGAGCTCGATGATTTTCATGCGCCTGTCTTTCAAAGACTCGCTCTCCCCGTGCTGTCTTTGAAGGAGGCCATATTGCTTCAAAGCCTCATCGTATAAGCGGTGTTCCTCCAGAAATAAAATATAACGAAATCGGGTCGTGGGATCGGAGGCGCCGGCTTCCAACGGCGCCTGATAGGAAGCGGCCTCTTTCTTGATCTCCGCCCATTCGGCGACGGGAGGCAGACTGAAACAGCTCGTCTTTTTGGCCAAGACAGATCCGCCGTCCCAGGCTTCGACGACCCATTTATATCCGTCGCCGGGATTTAAAGGAGCCGCATCGGAAGGGAAAGGCAGGGATTCCGCGTTGGTCGTCTTCTGCCAAAGGGGCTCGTTTTTTGAGGCCGGATATAATCTGACGACGTACCTCCGGGCCAACGGGTAGGGACTCCAGCGAAAGACGGGCCTGTCTTCGATCGTCCTGGTATTCGAAAGGCTCCCCACCTCCAATTCGAAGTCTTCCTGGATGCCTTTGAACGTAAAGCTCCCTTTTTGCGGTGCGGCGATCTGCGGCAAATTGATTCGATTTCGTTGACGGATCTGAGCGGGAGCCGGACGGCTGCCGCTTTTTTCGACGACGAATTTCGCCCCGCCGGGCCAGGTCTCCTCCTGCCCCGATTCCAGATACGCGATCATCAGAGAGGCGCCGGGCGCCGTCTCGACGGAGTCCCCCGGATAAAGCAAGCTTCCCAGATCAATCGCTTTTCGGACTCCCGCATGCGACACGAAAGCCCGGTCCTTCACGTCCATCACGATCGCGCTATACCCGACTTCCCCGGCCGGGGCCGGCCCGGGGATCATCGCGAAGGCCAGCATGATGACCGTCCATCGGATCGCGGGGGCGGCGGCATTACTTTTCATGGGCCAGGCTCCTCATCATTCGATTTTCCACCCGGGCGAATCGTTCGGTGACGGCTTTGAGCATTTCGATGCCGATGTCGGGAAAGGCCCGAATGATCGCGTAGAGCCTTTCCTTCGAGATGACGGAGACGAGAGTCTCTTCGACGGCTTTGACCGAGGCTGTGCGCAAGCCGTTCCCAAAGAGCGCCAGTTCGCCGAACAGGCCCCCGGGCCCCATTCGATTCAGGAGCATCGATTGGCCCGCGTCGGTTATTCGGGAGACTTCGACGGCCCCGGTATAAATCATGTAGGCTTCGCCGCCTTCCTCCCCTTCATTGACGATGGCTTCTCCGGCCTCGTAAATGATGTTTTCCGTCGTCAGGGCGATGATTCTGAGGTCTTCCTCTTTCAAGGCATGAAACAGGGATACGGTTTTCAGTAATTGAATTTCCCCGGGCAGAGAAATCTTCATTCAATTGCTCCCCTGATACAAATTATTGAACAATCCGCCCTTCTTCATCAAGTCCTCAAATGTGCCCTGCTCGACGATCCGGCCCTTGTCGAAGACCAGAATTTCGTCATAATCCTTGATGATATTCAACCGGTGAGCGATCGAAATGACCGTTTTATCCCTGTACTTTTCGGCCACCAGGTCGTTGATCCGAGCCTGGGAGGCCATATCCAGAGCCGCGGTGGCCTCATCCAGGATGAGGACGGACGGATTCTTGAGCAAGATTCTGGCGATAACGACCTTCTGCCTTTGCCCTCCGGACAATTTCGCGCCTCGTTCCCCCACGTTGAACTCCAGGCCCAGCTTGACGGCCAGGCTTTCCAGCCCGGCCTCTTGGACGAGCTTTCTGACCAAAGCCTGAATCTCTTCATTGGCCTTTTTCCTCAAGGGATCGATGTTTCCAAAAACGATATTTTCCAGGAGACTCAGGAACGGGTTGAAGGCGGCCTCATCAAAGAATTCAATTTCCCCCTTCGATTTTTCCGAAAGACATCTTTTGACATCCGGCCTCAGACTGAGAATCTCCGCTCTCATGGTCTCGTCCAAGACCTGTTCTTTTGATTGGCCCGGGCAATGGGTCAGCGCCAGCTCGATGATTTCCTCGACCAGGGCCGGGTCGACTGGCTCGATTCGCGCGCCAGCATCGCCGCCCAAGGGAAGTCTAGCGTTGATCTTTCTTCGGCTTTCGATTTGCTTGGGATCGAATTCAATATAATCCAGCAGCGGCGATTTTTCTTTGGCCAGCTTCTCCAGGAGCAGGTGATCCGTCCGGGCCAGCCGGAGTCCGATTTGAAAGAGCTTTTCCCAGAGGCCCTTGGCCTTCAGGCCGTCCTGCAAACGCTCCCGGCAGAACCGTCGCCCGGAGCCGAATCGTTCCGTGATCGCCGCGGTCGGACAAAAAACGATATTTTCAAAGAT
This is a stretch of genomic DNA from Candidatus Aminicenantes bacterium. It encodes these proteins:
- a CDS encoding cyclic nucleotide-binding domain-containing protein is translated as MKISLPGEIQLLKTVSLFHALKEEDLRIIALTTENIIYEAGEAIVNEGEEGGEAYMIYTGAVEVSRITDAGQSMLLNRMGPGGLFGELALFGNGLRTASVKAVEETLVSVISKERLYAIIRAFPDIGIEMLKAVTERFARVENRMMRSLAHEK
- a CDS encoding adenylate/guanylate cyclase domain-containing protein, with the translated sequence MSRKSLLPYALIALLVGFLAVLTDHRVIPGTGTRNQLELRSIDFRFLFKPKPKQDAAKDIIVIAIDEEDYKKINQPLILYHTYISEVIRYLVDAGVKTIGLDMELPSISLEDKIEGGYESVYMRSFLAARKKGVAVAIGFSLRDQAPLQGYLVAAGEANLATFFLTEDADDHIRRQQLSFEAGGKRYEAMSGLLARIYSDRPLSGPGQTILIDYSLAPSIPVYSFHDVYERSQKPGPPQGREFENKVVLLGSSLSFEDKHSTPLSFSSRKMTDGVVIQAAALATLLSGRSFREPGTLAGACLIYAITLLTIWLCYRRRPVPAAFICLAETGVLLGASVLAFNRLYLVRLMPLLAAIVFSFVATAVFHYYAEERKRIRIRKRFACYVPDGVIDQIIDADIDKLTEGEQRRLALLFIDIRGFTSYAESNKDDPQKVVRFLNRYHTEMTDIIVGGQGTVSQLTGDGIFAFFGAPQRNDDPVFAAVSAALRMKEAISGLRPEWRRYGLEDLRVGMGIHFGDAIVGNMGSTKKMDYTAIGDNTNIASRIEGLTKEYRETILISEAAYERVRERVIARSLGSAAIKGHSGVKIFAVDGLREVSSREQGTTAGLGGVQ